One Dioscorea cayenensis subsp. rotundata cultivar TDr96_F1 chromosome 19, TDr96_F1_v2_PseudoChromosome.rev07_lg8_w22 25.fasta, whole genome shotgun sequence genomic window, GAAGCTCTCTGCTCGTCGTCATTGTCCTCCTCTCAATCTCCAACCTTGTGCCCTAGAAATCAAAACCTTCGATTTCTCTAGTTCGATTCTAAATTAGGGataggtttagggtttcttGCGGAGATAATTGGCACGGAGGATGGCTCAGGCAGTGGAAGAGTGGTACAAGCAGATGCCAGTGATTACGCGGTCGTATCTCACTGCCGCCGTCGTCACCTCCGTCGGTTGCTCTCTCGAGGTCCTTTCTCCTCTCCATTCTGTTCTTTGTCGATGGATTCTGTGACTTTGTGAACAATTTGAAATGTTTTATTgagtttttatatgtttttgcatACCttgttaatttcaaaatttcgcctttttttttaatagattggGGTTCTAAATTTGGACTATTGTGTATGATACCTGTGTTTTTTATATCCAATTTGTGAATTTTGGGTGCAGATTACAAAAATGTATACCCTTTTTATCCAATTTGCGTTGTTTTATTAGCATTTGGGTTTTAAGGTGTTGATTCACCTCTTGTGTTTTTTGCAGATTATTACTCCCTACCATTTGTATCTGAACCCGAAGCTTGTACTCCAAAATTATGAGATCTGGCGCCTCATAACGAACTTCTTTTACTTCAGAAAAATTGGTAAAGTTGGATATCCTTCTCTGATTGTGcgccttatttttgtttttataattggTAGGTTTCAGATGATGGTGATAATGGCTCAGAGCTTCATGGTTCTGTTAATTGTGATCTATGATGTTTGTTTGCAAGCATATCTTTCCTATTTCTGAAGATATTCTGCTTCATTTACAGTTAGCTCGGGGGCACGAATGTAATTGTCTGTTGTTTGTTAATGATCAAAAAGTTTAACAGaagatcataaaaaaattctcttattatttttttatctttttttattgcttACTTTTCTTTGAACATTTACTGCACGATCCACCAGCCATCCAGGTGTTTCAAAAACTATTGATGTATATAATCTGGATTGTCTACATAAATTGgttcttaaaaaatttttattgttatttctaAATTGCATAAAATTTACatgttgaaattttttgtttCTCTCTTACCCTATGATCctctaaaatcaaaattttatgacCTTAACTGTAAAATGATAAGTGTTCAGAGGCATGTGTTGTATAAAATGCCTGTGTATGTTGGAGATTgtaaaaatttgttgtttgttgattgctatttctttttttagcaTGCATTGAATTTGGATATTAATCTTTTTCCCAATTAATGTAGTTGGTATTTTTGTAGCTTTAAGCGCTTAATGACTTCTTTTAATGCTTATGTACCATTCTGCTACTAGTTGAGTTTGCTAGCTGGAGTTAGttgaatattaaatttgtttaggTTGGGCCTTCTACGATTTCTTTTATCTTatgttcaaattaattatttctatttccTTTAACCAACAGATTTGGACTTCCTTTTCCACATGTTTTTCCTTGCTCGGTACTGTAAATTACTTGAGGAAAACTCATTCAGGGGGCGAACTGCGGATTTCTTTTACATGCTTTTATTTGGTGCTACTGTTTTAACTGGAATTGTTCTCATTGGTGGGATGATACCGTATGTATCTCAAAACTTTGCAGCAATATTTTTCCTTAGCAACTCACTGACTTTCATGCTGGTGAGTCCCTAACTGGTTTcagtcctttttttttcccttcatttACTTTAGTTGAGTCTGGACTTCATTAAAGTTATTGATGTTAATTATTCTTTCTGTAGACGTTAATATCCAGCAGCTAGCTTATGAAATGTTTGTTTCTGTAGGTTTATGTATGGAGCAAGCACAACCCTTATATTCACATGAGTTTCTTGGGCTTATTTACTTTTACAGCTGCTTATCTACCTTGGGTAAGTGCTCGGGGCAATTTTTCTTCATGACCTTTAGCATGATTTTGTCCATGCTACATTTTAATCCTTGCTACAATGAGAGCTAGAGCTTGATTATGTTCAAACCTAGATATGctaagtattttttaaatttattctttaatcaaTTGTTGATGTAAATTGATATTTGTGATTCTGCTCGTGTTCTCTAATGCTTCTGCTAtattaaatcattaaatcatataaaagGGTCGCATTAATATTACTCACTTAGGTAAGTTTCTTATAACTGTTCTTATAACAAATCAATTCACAAAGTAACCTGGGGAGGCATCAGGGTTTCAAGGATTACAAGTACTTGCATGTGAAGCTTACATAATTGTTGATTAACATAATGGATTTCGATCCTGTTTGAAGACATTTATGATATCTGCACTGTTTCATTGAAGttgtttagttttagttttgtgttTCACTGATCATATTTTCATTGATGAAAGTACCTTCACATATTCTTCTCTCATTTTGTTCTTGCATCTTTCCTCAATGCAGGTTCTTCTGGGCTTCTCTTTTCTCATGGGCACTAGTACATGGGTGGATATTCTGGTATGGAACTTAGacatttctgaatttttttttcttaaaaagaaaaggaagacacatttttttattatatatatatatatataaggatctATTTCTCATTCCTAGCAGATTCTCTTGTCTGTGTCTTACGTTTTTTTTCCTGAATATTGGAAACAATCACTTAACCCAAATTTGTTTACCCCTGATATTAGGGTATGATCGCTGGTCATGCTTACTATTACCTCGAAGATGTCTATCCAAGGATGACCGGCCGTCGCCCGTTGAAGACCCCTTCTTTCATCAAATCTCTATTTGCTGATGATAATGTTGTTGTGGCACAGCCAGCAAATGTGAGATTCGCCCCTCCAGCACCTGAGCTTCATCAAGACTAATTATTCATATGCCATAAGATCTGCTGCTTGTTAGCATGAGCATCAGAtgttaaatgatatatatatatatatatatatttatattcttaggtatatgattgttttttaaTCTCCATGTCCTAATcctttttgaaatcaaaatctTGCATGCTTTTGTGGTATGTAAACAGCTAAAACATAAGTTTTCTTAGCCATTCTTGTGCATATATGAATGTAATAGGTTGTTTAATAAATGTTGAAATCCTGGTCTTTGTGCAAGGTATGAGTTGATGAGTGGGATTTTTGTCTCTACAAAGTTGTCATAATGGAATTGGCTTGGATTTTATCAAATTCACCTGTATATAATTTCAGGCAAATTCACCTGTATGCAATGGTGGAAGCAAAAGAACTGTAATTCTGTAATGTTTATTTACATTAAGCCACATTTACATATACGCCCCtatgaaacataaatatttacaaatattcatCATGATTCATAactaaaaaaaagagtttttttttttcttgcatatcAATGAAATTCTGTCTAATTGCATGTATCTCTTAATAAAgctaaataataattaaaacaatttttattcattatatttaaataaaaattaatattacagATAGTTCGGGAATTTAAATAAGATTAtaagtttattattataaaaaataatatttatataatttgtaatatatagtGTATATAGGGCAGAGGGCTGTATATGTAATTTAGTGAATGTTTAGGGTATACTGAAGGAAAaaactcaaaagtaaaatcaaatattttttttggttatagAATCAGAAGAATACACTGGTTCCAGCCTATTTTATAGGGCTTGGTTATAGAATTAGAGAATACAGGGCTTGGTTATAAAATTAGAGAATACACTGGTTCCGGCCTATGTATGATTCAGGACTGAAgcttaattttaaatgttttatatatacgtaattatttttttttaatggtttttaaAGCAACCGAGGACCTCTCTGAAAAAATGAGGATGGATTCCCAAGCTTTCTTTGGAGTCTAAACCCTCGTTCTCTCTCGTCTTCACCGGCTCTTGCTTGACGGGTCTTCCTTTAGGACTTTTGATCTCGATTTTCTGAGCTGTTCTcctttaggttttttttattttttatttttttatttctctcctgctccattatttttgtattttctgttttaaTTCTGAGTGCTTTGATTACATGGTTTATGTGTATTTTTCCGTTTCAATGCATGTTTTCTGTAAATGTAATGGCGGATTGCTTGGATAAAAGtgtttttgttgtgattggGGTGTGGCTGATAGCTTTATGCTATTTGAGATTTTCTTTTGGCAATAGCATGACGCTTTCTTGACATTTGTATGGTTCTTTTCTTGGTGAAATTGATtgattcttttttgttttgaaaatttcttCGTTTTTACTGTGCTTGATGTTGTTGACGGTGTCTTTTCCTGTTTGTGTTGCAAAATGAATTCTTGATCATTTTACTGGTAGTTAATGTTTACTTTTAGAGTTGAAAAAAATGAGcttttgtgtatttttgtgaaattttcttTGTAGTGAGTTCATCTCAATGAACCATGTTCTTACTGGATAGAGAAATTCATTAAGAGGCTTGATTATTTTGATAGTTTGAAGGTTTTGTTAGTGTGAAGTATGGTGATGATTAACAATATAGTgtgtttgtaaattttattagaTAATCACTTTTAGTTtgttaagattttgatttataGGTTATAGTTTGTTAGGTTCTGATGGATTCTAAAGCAGAAAATGTGTCCTTTTGTAAGGAGTTTTATGAATATAGAAAGTTCTCTTTTCTTCCACTTTCATTCTGTTGGTTTTCACATTTAGTCAATCTTGTGCGTATATGAACAGAATTTGTTGTTTATCTTGATTCAAATCTTCTTATTTCCGAAGTGCGACATGTGAATTGATAAATGAGGTTTCTGTGTTTCTATAAACTAATTCTGATACTTGCTATGCTGTTCAGGAGATGATATTATGATCAGAGACATCTGGAGCACTTCTAAAGTGTGCTTAGATTCACTTGGCTGCAAGAAAAATCTTCCCCTTTCACTCTTCGAAGCGTTTGTCCTCCTCAACTCAACCGAGTCCCGGCACCAGGGACTGAAGAAACCTGCCTTTTATGCATCTCTCCTCCAGACCTGCACCaaatccttctccttcttccataGCCTCCAACTCCATTCCCACATCATCAAGTCTGGCCTTGACACCAACCGCTTTGTTGGAAATAGCTTGCTCGCCTTGTATTTCAAGCTCTGTCCTGATTTCTCCACTACTCGCCTTGTGTTTGATACATTGCCTGTTAGGGATGTCATCTCTTGGACCTCTGTGGTCTCTGGTTATGTCCGGGTCGGTGAACCCGCCAAATCTCTGCAGATGTTTACAGAAATGGTAGACTTTGGAGTGGAGCCAAATGGTTTCACATTATCTGCTGTCATTAAGGCTTGTTCTGATCTTGGGGATGTGAGGACTGGTAGATGCTTCCATGGAATGGTACTGGTTCATGGGTTTGGATCAAATCACGTGATTTCTAGTGCTCTTGTTGATATGTATGGCAGGAATTTCGCATTGGAAGATGCACATCATGTGTTTTCTGAAATGCTTGAACCAGATGCAATCTGCTGGACTTCTATGATCTCAGCATTTACAAGGAATGATAGGTTTGAGGAAGCATTGGGTTGCTTTTACTCCATGATGCAGAATAATGTTGGCCTGTTTCCGGATGAATTCACTTTTGGTACCATACTGGCGGTGTTGGGTAATCTCAGCAGAGCAAGGCAGGGGAAGCAGGTGCATGCCAATGTGATTACCAGTGGGTTTCAGGGTAATGTAGTGGTGGCGAGCAGCACAGTTGACATGTATGCTAAATGTGGTCTCATTTGTGACTCCCGAGGGGTGTTTGATCGTATGACCACTAAGAATGCTGTCTCATGGTGTGCATTGCTCGGAGGGTATTGTCAAAGTGGTAACTTCAATGCCGTCATCTCTCTATTCCGAGAGATGAACTGGGAAGGAGATTGCTACAGCTTTGGCACTTT contains:
- the LOC120250379 gene encoding pentatricopeptide repeat-containing protein At1g03540, producing MIRDIWSTSKVCLDSLGCKKNLPLSLFEAFVLLNSTESRHQGLKKPAFYASLLQTCTKSFSFFHSLQLHSHIIKSGLDTNRFVGNSLLALYFKLCPDFSTTRLVFDTLPVRDVISWTSVVSGYVRVGEPAKSLQMFTEMVDFGVEPNGFTLSAVIKACSDLGDVRTGRCFHGMVLVHGFGSNHVISSALVDMYGRNFALEDAHHVFSEMLEPDAICWTSMISAFTRNDRFEEALGCFYSMMQNNVGLFPDEFTFGTILAVLGNLSRARQGKQVHANVITSGFQGNVVVASSTVDMYAKCGLICDSRGVFDRMTTKNAVSWCALLGGYCQSGNFNAVISLFREMNWEGDCYSFGTLLRACAGLAAVRKGKEVHCQYLRLGRHGDVVVESALVDFYAKCGLIDYARRVFIKISARSVISWNAMICGFAQNGHGVEAAKMFDEMVQEGITPDYISFVAVLFACSHAGLVDDGRKYFRSMTEDYSIRTGIEHCNCMVDLLSRVGLLEEAEDLINNSEYSNDPSLWAALLGACATHSDSMVGERAAKKMIELERSYHLSYVLLANVYKKVGRWDEALEIRKLMKRMRAKKGPGKSWIEIKSSLNDKSNNSFQKFDDLSLISL
- the LOC120283367 gene encoding derlin-2.2-like, which codes for MAQAVEEWYKQMPVITRSYLTAAVVTSVGCSLEIITPYHLYLNPKLVLQNYEIWRLITNFFYFRKIDLDFLFHMFFLARYCKLLEENSFRGRTADFFYMLLFGATVLTGIVLIGGMIPYVSQNFAAIFFLSNSLTFMLVYVWSKHNPYIHMSFLGLFTFTAAYLPWVLLGFSFLMGTSTWVDILGMIAGHAYYYLEDVYPRMTGRRPLKTPSFIKSLFADDNVVVAQPANVRFAPPAPELHQD